In Coriobacteriaceae bacterium, a single window of DNA contains:
- a CDS encoding ABC transporter permease, whose amino-acid sequence MSTFKTALRMALAHPFYLLIYTVFISLMGVFIAASVSWNSSQLTEYKPYDTNVIVVDRDDSDLSRALTKHLGSRFELVTGIGDDTYDLADALSKSNSAKGSADCVFFIPEGFEGDLVAAARAGESLPKLDVTYGAGTMAAALSSAEASRWISLAGAAAALEPAASNGSVAKAAEHAAAKRAKVEIEQVKVDSTAAATLESYFNFGAYAIISSVIVSVGLVFSGMNEPERVRRMDAGPVSERQRSLAVFAAAAVLTVCIWLVSSMMGVVGFAGAVAEVGVGRVCLALAATFALACTPLAVGFALSSLGAREELLNGVGNLLGVLMTFLGGAWMPLSLMGPAVQTVAHFVPTYWVNDAISKALASDLTSAVLGDIACDLGVTALFAVAIAAVGLALARTKSRA is encoded by the coding sequence ATGAGCACCTTTAAGACCGCGCTTCGCATGGCGCTGGCGCACCCGTTCTACCTGCTCATCTACACGGTGTTCATCTCACTGATGGGCGTATTCATCGCGGCATCGGTGAGCTGGAACTCGTCGCAGCTTACCGAGTACAAGCCCTACGACACCAACGTGATCGTGGTCGACCGCGACGACAGCGACCTTTCGCGTGCGCTTACCAAGCATCTGGGTTCGCGTTTTGAGCTGGTCACGGGCATCGGCGACGATACATACGATCTTGCGGACGCGCTCTCCAAGAGCAATAGCGCCAAGGGTAGCGCCGACTGCGTGTTCTTTATCCCGGAGGGGTTTGAGGGTGACCTTGTTGCAGCCGCCCGCGCGGGGGAGTCTCTGCCCAAGCTCGATGTGACCTACGGCGCCGGTACCATGGCGGCAGCGCTTTCGTCTGCCGAGGCCTCGCGCTGGATCTCGCTCGCGGGCGCTGCGGCCGCACTTGAGCCCGCCGCCTCTAACGGTAGCGTCGCCAAGGCTGCCGAGCATGCGGCCGCGAAGCGCGCCAAGGTCGAGATCGAGCAGGTCAAGGTTGACTCGACAGCCGCCGCCACGCTCGAGTCGTATTTCAACTTTGGCGCGTACGCGATTATCTCGTCGGTCATCGTGTCGGTGGGATTGGTGTTCTCGGGCATGAACGAGCCCGAGCGCGTGCGCCGCATGGATGCCGGCCCGGTCTCCGAGCGCCAGCGTTCGCTCGCCGTGTTTGCGGCCGCTGCCGTGCTCACCGTCTGCATTTGGCTCGTGTCGAGCATGATGGGCGTCGTGGGCTTTGCCGGCGCGGTTGCCGAAGTCGGCGTGGGCCGTGTGTGCCTGGCGCTGGCGGCGACGTTTGCCCTGGCGTGCACGCCGCTGGCCGTTGGCTTTGCGCTTTCGAGCCTGGGTGCGCGCGAGGAGTTGCTCAACGGCGTGGGCAACCTGCTCGGCGTGCTCATGACGTTTTTGGGCGGCGCCTGGATGCCCCTGTCGCTGATGGGCCCGGCCGTGCAGACGGTGGCGCATTTTGTGCCGACATATTGGGTGAACGACGCGATCAGCAAGGCACTTGCCTCGGATTTGACGTCCGCCGTGCTGGGGGACATCGCCTGCGACCTGGGCGTCACGGCACTCTTCGCCGTGGCCATCGCCGCCGTAGGCCTCGCCCTCGCACGCACCAAATCCCGCGCCTAG